Proteins from a single region of Anaerolineae bacterium:
- a CDS encoding thiamine diphosphokinase: MQALIFANGDLNPGPLVDRALQGAGDALAIAADGGARHMLALGLAPRVVIGDMDSLSEAELAHCAALGATILRYPPAKDETDLELALLYAAGRGAETVCVIGAMGGRLDQTLANVLLLTLPPLRGRDVRLVAGRQAAWLLWPGEHHLDGQVGDTLSLIPLGGEATGVVTNGLAYPLRDETLLFGPARGISNIFSADAATVRFSAGMLLVVHTLGRA; encoded by the coding sequence ATGCAGGCGTTGATCTTCGCCAATGGTGATCTCAATCCTGGCCCGCTCGTAGACCGCGCCCTGCAGGGTGCAGGCGACGCGCTGGCCATTGCTGCGGATGGTGGAGCGCGGCATATGCTGGCCCTGGGCCTGGCCCCGCGGGTGGTGATCGGTGACATGGATTCGTTGAGCGAGGCCGAGCTGGCGCACTGCGCGGCGCTGGGCGCGACCATCCTGCGCTATCCGCCCGCCAAAGATGAGACCGATCTTGAGCTGGCGCTGCTATATGCCGCCGGGCGTGGCGCTGAGACGGTGTGCGTGATCGGCGCGATGGGCGGGCGGCTGGATCAGACGCTTGCCAACGTCCTGCTGCTGACCCTGCCTCCTCTGCGCGGGCGGGATGTGCGGCTGGTAGCCGGGCGGCAAGCCGCCTGGTTGCTCTGGCCCGGCGAGCACCATCTGGATGGCCAGGTCGGGGACACGCTGTCGCTCATCCCGCTGGGCGGGGAGGCGACAGGGGTGGTCACGAATGGGCTGGCCTATCCGCTGCGGGACGAAACGCTGCTCTTTGGCCCGGCACGGGGCATCAGCAACATCTTCAGCGCGGACGCCGCCACTGTGCGCTTCAGCGCCGGGATGCTGCTGGTTGTCCACACGCTGGGCCGGGCGTAA
- a CDS encoding DegV family protein, which translates to MQIVTDRGMDLSAEQWAGLDNVHLVPLLLTLDGKTYRSGVDIQPDEFYRLLAQTESYPTTSQPSAGDFAELYRTLARDDPEILSVHISSGLSGTLNAARQGAQMVPEARVTFVDSLTLSGPQGWQVEAAARAARAGWDKDRIVDLLAVIAAATETIFTLDELRYLVHGGRISHMKGLLASLLQIRPVIGVSKDEGVYYQRGQARTFKRALRTLVDVLAHQFGEGAHLRVQVMHAQNPTGAEELRSLLAARFDCHFLPVATIAPVLGAHTGPTLVGVGCAPEAIFTGLPWEAGRQTQSA; encoded by the coding sequence ATGCAGATTGTGACCGATCGCGGGATGGATCTTTCCGCTGAGCAGTGGGCTGGCCTGGACAACGTACATCTGGTGCCGCTACTGCTGACCCTGGATGGCAAGACTTACCGCAGCGGCGTGGACATCCAGCCGGACGAATTCTACCGCTTGCTAGCCCAGACCGAGAGCTACCCCACCACGTCCCAGCCTTCCGCCGGTGATTTTGCTGAACTCTACCGCACGCTGGCCAGAGATGACCCGGAGATTCTGTCGGTGCATATCTCCTCTGGCCTGAGCGGCACGCTCAACGCGGCCCGCCAGGGCGCGCAGATGGTCCCGGAGGCCCGCGTAACCTTCGTCGACTCGTTGACTCTCTCCGGCCCGCAGGGCTGGCAGGTGGAGGCTGCGGCGCGGGCGGCCAGGGCCGGCTGGGATAAGGATCGCATCGTTGACCTGCTGGCCGTGATCGCTGCAGCGACTGAGACGATCTTCACGCTGGACGAGCTGCGCTATCTGGTTCACGGCGGGCGGATCAGCCATATGAAGGGATTGCTGGCTTCGCTGCTGCAGATCAGGCCGGTCATCGGGGTGTCCAAGGATGAGGGCGTTTACTACCAGCGGGGACAGGCCCGTACCTTCAAGCGGGCGCTGCGGACGCTGGTTGATGTGCTGGCCCACCAGTTCGGCGAAGGCGCCCACCTGCGCGTGCAGGTGATGCACGCGCAGAATCCAACGGGTGCGGAAGAGCTACGGAGTCTGCTGGCGGCACGCTTTGACTGCCACTTCCTGCCTGTGGCGACCATTGCGCCGGTGCTGGGTGCGCATACCGGCCCAACCCTGGTTGGTGTGGGCTGCGCGCCGGAGGCGATCTTCACTGGGTTGCCCTGGGAAGCCGGGCGCCAGACTCAATCAGCATAG
- a CDS encoding DUF2085 domain-containing protein, producing the protein MIQPPAADSPAPAHPRRRATAALITALAGLIMALWWLGTPPGLAGKADAIGYAFCHRIADRSFHVDGVQLPLCVRCTGMYMGVMIGFLVLVAGRRGKAAHFAPRRVLIVLAIFVVIMGLDGLNSYLHLFPGYEGPYEPQNWLRLITGSLTGVAMITLLLPVFSVTIWARPAAQPPLRGLRELAALLIVIGLADTLVLLGSAPALIVFGYLSALGPVLILTMVFAVLFVSLTRRENTAHRAADLIVPLLAGLALTFLLIGGIDLLRHQLTGTWAGFDFSQFG; encoded by the coding sequence ATGATCCAGCCGCCAGCCGCAGACTCGCCTGCCCCGGCCCATCCCCGTCGCCGGGCGACCGCCGCCCTGATCACGGCGCTGGCCGGGCTGATCATGGCCCTGTGGTGGCTGGGTACGCCCCCCGGCCTGGCCGGGAAAGCCGATGCCATCGGCTACGCCTTCTGCCACCGCATCGCCGATCGCTCCTTCCACGTGGACGGCGTGCAACTCCCGCTATGTGTCCGCTGCACCGGGATGTACATGGGCGTGATGATCGGCTTCCTGGTGTTGGTCGCCGGACGGCGCGGCAAAGCTGCGCACTTTGCCCCGCGCCGCGTGCTGATCGTACTGGCGATCTTCGTGGTGATCATGGGTCTGGACGGCCTCAACAGCTACCTGCACCTGTTCCCCGGCTATGAAGGCCCGTACGAGCCGCAGAACTGGCTGCGCCTGATCACCGGCTCCCTGACCGGCGTTGCCATGATCACCCTGCTCCTGCCAGTCTTCAGCGTTACGATCTGGGCGCGCCCGGCGGCGCAACCGCCCCTGCGCGGACTGCGTGAACTGGCTGCGCTGCTGATCGTGATTGGCCTGGCTGACACGCTGGTACTGCTGGGCAGCGCCCCGGCGCTGATCGTCTTCGGCTATCTGAGCGCCCTCGGTCCCGTGCTGATCCTGACAATGGTCTTTGCCGTCCTGTTCGTCAGCCTGACACGCCGGGAGAACACCGCCCACCGCGCCGCCGACCTGATCGTGCCGCTGCTGGCCGGGCTGGCGCTGACCTTCCTGCTGATCGGCGGCATCGACCTGCTACGCCACCAGCTCACCGGCACCTGGGCCGGGTTTGACTTCAGCCAGTTTGGGTGA
- a CDS encoding NAD-dependent epimerase/dehydratase family protein, with amino-acid sequence MRVLITGGAGFLGAALANRLVAAGHEVRVLDDLSNGDQTRLSPRVSFTRGDVSDVPRLWTLLQGVECVYHLAARVHVPESLQYPREYNTVNVGGTVCLLEAMRDAGVRRVVLASSGAVYGEQAEQPVREDMTPNPQSPYAVSKLAAEYYVRTIGLLWGIEAVCLRIFNAYGPGQPLRASFPPVIPSFLQRILSGGSVIIHGDGSSTRDFVYIDDVVDALVTAGSASNVDRRVINVGSGVETSVRDLLRLVERVTGREAQTLNSRTPSGASRLCADLTLARELLGYTPQVTLEEGLRRILAEDPRFRE; translated from the coding sequence ATGCGTGTTCTGATCACCGGTGGGGCGGGTTTTCTGGGGGCGGCGCTGGCCAACCGGCTGGTGGCTGCCGGGCACGAGGTGCGCGTGCTGGACGACCTGAGCAATGGCGATCAAACGCGCCTCTCGCCGCGCGTCTCGTTCACCCGTGGCGATGTCTCCGATGTGCCGCGCCTGTGGACGCTGCTGCAGGGGGTGGAGTGCGTCTACCATCTGGCGGCGCGGGTGCACGTGCCGGAAAGCCTGCAATACCCCCGCGAGTACAACACGGTCAATGTGGGTGGGACGGTTTGCCTGCTGGAGGCGATGCGCGACGCCGGGGTCCGGCGGGTGGTGCTGGCTTCATCGGGCGCGGTCTACGGCGAACAGGCCGAGCAACCCGTTCGCGAGGATATGACCCCCAATCCGCAATCGCCCTACGCCGTCAGCAAGCTGGCGGCTGAGTATTACGTGCGCACGATCGGCCTGCTGTGGGGGATTGAGGCCGTCTGCCTGCGTATTTTCAATGCTTACGGGCCGGGCCAGCCGTTGCGGGCGTCCTTCCCGCCGGTTATCCCTTCCTTTCTGCAGCGCATCCTTTCCGGCGGCAGCGTGATCATTCACGGGGATGGCAGCAGCACGCGCGACTTTGTGTACATCGATGACGTGGTGGACGCCCTGGTTACTGCCGGGAGCGCGTCGAACGTGGACCGGCGCGTGATCAATGTTGGCAGCGGGGTGGAAACCAGCGTCAGGGACCTGTTGCGCCTGGTGGAACGGGTGACCGGTCGCGAGGCGCAGACGCTGAATTCTCGCACGCCCTCCGGTGCGTCGCGCCTGTGCGCCGATCTGACGCTGGCCCGCGAGCTGCTGGGCTATACCCCACAGGTAACGCTGGAAGAAGGGCTGCGTCGCATTCTGGCGGAGGATCCCCGCTTCAGGGAGTAG
- the murJ gene encoding murein biosynthesis integral membrane protein MurJ, whose amino-acid sequence MTDTDTQAVEALSGGRMARAALVVMLAYVASAALGLVRQSLVGSTFGASSDLDAFFAATRIPELLFNLIAGGALGSAFIPVFTGFLARGERDAAWQLASAVLTLWTAAAALLAAAMFVLAPEVVRAVLLPGDTPAKQRLAAELLRIMLSTVVIFSISGLLMAILNARQHFWRPAFALSLYNLGIIGGVVFLAGPLGIHGVAWGTVIGALLHAGIQVPGLRRVDARLRFSLNVRTPGVLRVLGLMLPRIIGQAVVQINFLVITAFTSFMVDGAQVSVGTAFTLMFTVLGILGQSIGTAAFPSLAALVSTEDWDGLQRLLGGVLRSVLFLAIPATVGLILIAEPLVRVLFERGRWLPEATAGTAWALQFFALGLAAHALLEILARSFYALQDTWTPVIVGVITMAINVLLDVLLIRVIGEPGSLARGPFAGLALAMSLATALEAATLWLLLRRRIGGIGGRRVWALTWRAALAAVGMGALVWGVLTLTGRLTPVIGLLLAAALGVSAYFGLGIILGLEEALMAPRLILQRLGWRGGHTGVG is encoded by the coding sequence ATGACAGACACAGACACCCAGGCGGTTGAGGCGCTTTCCGGCGGGCGGATGGCCCGCGCGGCGCTGGTGGTGATGCTGGCCTATGTAGCCAGCGCGGCGCTGGGACTGGTACGGCAGAGCCTGGTCGGGTCCACTTTCGGCGCGTCCAGCGATCTGGATGCTTTTTTTGCCGCAACACGCATCCCGGAGCTGCTTTTCAATCTGATCGCCGGGGGGGCGCTGGGGTCCGCCTTCATCCCGGTGTTCACTGGCTTCCTGGCCCGTGGCGAGCGCGATGCCGCCTGGCAACTGGCCAGCGCAGTGCTGACCCTGTGGACGGCGGCAGCGGCCTTGCTGGCGGCGGCGATGTTCGTCCTGGCGCCGGAGGTGGTGCGCGCCGTTCTGCTGCCGGGCGACACGCCCGCTAAGCAGCGTCTGGCGGCTGAACTGCTGCGGATCATGCTCAGCACGGTCGTCATCTTCAGCATTAGCGGCCTGCTGATGGCCATCCTCAACGCTCGCCAGCACTTCTGGCGACCGGCTTTCGCCCTTAGCCTGTACAACCTGGGGATCATCGGCGGGGTGGTGTTCCTGGCCGGGCCGCTGGGGATTCATGGCGTGGCCTGGGGCACGGTGATCGGGGCGCTGCTGCACGCCGGAATCCAGGTTCCGGGCCTACGCCGTGTTGATGCCCGCCTGCGTTTTTCGCTCAATGTCCGCACGCCGGGCGTGCTGCGGGTGCTGGGGCTGATGCTCCCGCGTATCATCGGCCAGGCAGTGGTGCAGATTAACTTTTTGGTGATCACCGCGTTTACCTCATTCATGGTTGATGGTGCTCAGGTCAGCGTTGGCACCGCTTTCACGCTGATGTTCACAGTGCTGGGCATCCTCGGCCAGAGCATCGGTACGGCGGCTTTCCCGTCGCTGGCGGCGCTGGTCTCCACTGAAGATTGGGACGGTTTGCAGCGGTTGCTGGGTGGCGTGTTACGCAGCGTGCTTTTTCTGGCCATCCCGGCAACGGTCGGCCTGATCCTTATCGCGGAGCCGCTGGTACGGGTGCTGTTTGAGCGCGGGCGCTGGCTGCCGGAGGCGACGGCGGGCACGGCCTGGGCGCTGCAGTTCTTTGCCCTGGGGCTGGCGGCGCATGCCCTGCTGGAGATCCTGGCCCGTTCCTTTTACGCCCTGCAGGACACCTGGACGCCGGTGATCGTCGGCGTGATCACGATGGCAATCAACGTCCTGCTGGATGTGCTGCTGATCCGGGTAATCGGGGAACCGGGCAGCCTGGCACGCGGGCCATTCGCCGGGCTGGCGCTGGCTATGAGCCTGGCCACCGCGCTGGAAGCGGCGACGCTGTGGCTGCTGCTACGGCGGCGGATCGGCGGGATTGGGGGGCGACGGGTGTGGGCGCTGACCTGGCGGGCGGCGCTGGCCGCGGTGGGCATGGGTGCGCTGGTCTGGGGGGTGCTCACGCTAACCGGAAGGCTGACTCCGGTGATCGGTCTGCTGTTAGCGGCGGCGCTTGGTGTGAGCGCCTACTTTGGCCTGGGCATAATCCTGGGTCTGGAGGAAGCTCTGATGGCGCCGCGCCTGATCCTGCAGCGGCTAGGCTGGCGGGGCGGTCATACCGGCGTAGGGTAG
- a CDS encoding DUF3828 domain-containing protein, producing the protein MYRLWIALLAFCAIFTVVGVADIAGTPVAAAQETASPLAVVERFYAWYLAYLTPDAEGNFANPLVDRAYRDSVYLTSELIARLDVRLDSDEPLWVDPFLCAQDMPQDFTTTLIEQSEGTAAVLLEQRFGLNLYTVTVALRAVGVSWQIEDVTCGETVTPAGVVSRFYEQYIAYGRYDPTTGTARNPLQDGAYRDADLLSASLIADLDGLVAAGGGIADPLLCAQDLPAGVGADTIRAGEETALVALRQYFSGMASPRTIAVALVQEDGGWRIDGVRCELAAEEAIALVYGQYAEHTRRTIGQGEPNDLLKNPMIPWRVYLADALLAELAAKAADGPRLADPILCAQDIPVAFTVEAAEDGAYRVSGLFPAGSETMTAYPLARVQVEAGSTGWLITAIRCEAR; encoded by the coding sequence ATGTACCGCTTGTGGATTGCTTTGCTGGCGTTTTGCGCCATTTTCACGGTTGTGGGCGTCGCCGATATTGCTGGGACGCCTGTCGCTGCCGCTCAGGAGACGGCCTCACCACTGGCAGTTGTAGAGCGCTTCTATGCCTGGTATCTGGCGTATCTCACGCCGGATGCAGAGGGGAACTTTGCCAACCCGCTGGTTGACCGTGCTTACCGCGATAGTGTCTATCTGACTTCTGAGTTGATCGCCAGATTAGATGTCCGCCTGGATTCGGACGAGCCACTCTGGGTGGATCCTTTCCTCTGCGCGCAGGACATGCCGCAAGACTTCACAACAACGTTGATCGAGCAGAGTGAGGGAACTGCTGCGGTGCTGCTGGAACAGCGTTTTGGTCTGAATTTGTATACCGTCACGGTAGCGCTCCGGGCGGTGGGTGTGAGCTGGCAGATCGAGGACGTGACCTGTGGGGAAACAGTCACACCGGCTGGGGTAGTGAGTCGCTTCTATGAGCAGTACATTGCCTATGGCCGCTACGACCCGACCACTGGGACTGCACGCAACCCGTTACAGGATGGCGCCTACCGCGATGCCGATCTGCTGAGTGCCAGCCTGATCGCCGACCTGGATGGTCTAGTTGCGGCTGGTGGCGGAATAGCTGACCCGCTGCTGTGCGCCCAGGATCTACCTGCTGGTGTGGGCGCAGATACGATCCGGGCTGGTGAGGAAACAGCTCTGGTCGCCCTGCGCCAGTACTTCAGCGGTATGGCCAGCCCGCGCACCATTGCGGTGGCGCTGGTGCAGGAAGATGGCGGCTGGCGCATTGACGGGGTACGCTGTGAACTGGCCGCGGAGGAAGCTATCGCTTTGGTCTATGGCCAGTATGCCGAACATACCCGCCGGACGATCGGGCAGGGAGAGCCGAACGATCTGCTGAAGAACCCGATGATCCCTTGGCGCGTCTATCTGGCCGATGCTTTGCTGGCCGAACTGGCGGCGAAGGCTGCTGATGGACCGCGCCTGGCCGACCCGATCCTGTGCGCCCAGGATATCCCGGTGGCCTTCACGGTCGAGGCGGCGGAAGATGGCGCTTACCGGGTGAGTGGTCTGTTCCCTGCCGGGTCGGAAACTATGACGGCTTATCCCCTGGCCCGTGTGCAGGTGGAGGCCGGATCGACCGGCTGGCTGATCACCGCGATCAGGTGCGAAGCCCGCTGA
- the xseB gene encoding exodeoxyribonuclease VII small subunit: MTQQPLPDSLTFEEALTRLEQIITRLEEGSLTLEESVALFEQGQRLAQFCQDALDSAELRVRELTDLD; encoded by the coding sequence ATGACGCAGCAGCCCCTGCCCGATTCCCTGACCTTCGAGGAGGCACTGACCCGCCTGGAGCAAATTATCACCCGGCTGGAAGAAGGTAGCTTGACTCTGGAAGAATCGGTGGCCCTGTTCGAGCAGGGCCAGCGCCTGGCCCAATTCTGCCAGGACGCGCTGGATAGCGCCGAACTGCGCGTCCGCGAGTTGACTGATCTCGACTGA